From the Pontiella agarivorans genome, one window contains:
- a CDS encoding sulfatase family protein, with translation MTTMGAKNNRVQNDGRPNILWITIEDWSPDLSCYGTKGIHTPYVDSLASKGIRYTRAFTTSPVCSTSRSAMMTGFYQNYIGANQHREHNKQPLPYGIKPIPKLFEEAGYYTALLSWKTDCNFTPNKRNELFMGEDWSERKPGQPFFARITFGGTHRSWKRDPVRPISIDEVEIPPYYADTPFIRRDWANGLEQMQLVDREVGQILGRLDKEGLSDNTIVFFIGDHGRCHIRGKQFLYDGGIRIPMIMSWPGHVEPGQVNDDMVMSIDICATLLEAAGITPPVPLHGKSLFSQDVRERKYVFAARDKMDETHDAMRAIRSRKYKLIHNLMPERPYLQFNRYKEEAYPPLAEMSVLHLKGKLTPEQEQFFAATKPEFELFDLEKDPYELHNRADDPAYASVKKELLAELKAWRERVNDQGVTEEFRAEGVFPESCPLPTVDEWVAANEVKYDFNVSGWPAWYPTRTLEEWEAAREIWMPWVFRAPTEIMKRPNVIKKVKRRGRKSNQYLSM, from the coding sequence ATGACGACCATGGGCGCCAAAAATAATCGGGTGCAAAACGATGGGCGGCCGAATATTCTGTGGATCACGATTGAGGACTGGTCGCCTGACCTGTCGTGCTACGGCACAAAGGGAATTCACACGCCGTATGTCGACAGTCTGGCATCCAAAGGGATTCGCTATACCCGGGCGTTCACGACATCACCGGTTTGTTCCACTTCGCGTTCGGCGATGATGACCGGTTTTTACCAGAACTATATCGGGGCCAATCAGCATCGTGAGCACAATAAGCAACCGCTTCCGTATGGCATTAAGCCGATTCCGAAGTTGTTTGAAGAGGCGGGATATTATACGGCGCTGTTGAGCTGGAAAACGGATTGTAACTTTACTCCGAACAAGCGAAATGAGCTGTTTATGGGCGAGGACTGGTCGGAACGCAAACCGGGGCAGCCGTTCTTTGCGCGGATCACCTTCGGGGGGACGCATCGATCCTGGAAGCGCGATCCGGTTCGTCCGATCAGTATCGATGAGGTTGAAATTCCACCATATTATGCGGACACGCCGTTCATCCGTCGCGACTGGGCCAACGGGCTGGAGCAGATGCAGCTGGTGGATCGTGAAGTCGGGCAGATTCTGGGACGATTGGATAAAGAAGGGCTTTCGGACAATACGATCGTATTCTTTATCGGCGATCACGGCCGGTGCCATATTCGCGGTAAACAGTTTCTTTATGACGGCGGTATACGGATTCCAATGATTATGAGCTGGCCGGGGCATGTAGAGCCGGGTCAGGTGAATGATGATATGGTGATGTCGATCGACATCTGTGCAACACTTCTTGAAGCTGCGGGAATTACGCCGCCGGTTCCACTGCACGGGAAAAGCCTGTTCAGCCAGGATGTTCGGGAACGGAAATATGTCTTTGCCGCCCGCGATAAAATGGACGAAACCCATGATGCAATGCGTGCGATTCGGTCCCGGAAATATAAGCTGATTCACAATCTGATGCCGGAGCGCCCCTATCTGCAGTTCAACCGGTACAAAGAAGAGGCTTATCCGCCGCTGGCCGAGATGAGTGTGCTGCACCTGAAGGGCAAACTGACACCCGAACAGGAACAGTTTTTTGCCGCCACCAAGCCGGAGTTTGAGTTGTTTGATCTGGAGAAAGATCCCTATGAATTGCACAACCGGGCCGATGATCCGGCCTATGCTTCGGTGAAAAAAGAACTGCTTGCTGAACTGAAGGCCTGGCGCGAGAGGGTCAATGATCAGGGCGTGACCGAGGAGTTTCGAGCAGAAGGGGTATTCCCGGAAAGCTGCCCGTTGCCGACCGTGGATGAATGGGTGGCAGCAAATGAAGTGAAGTATGATTTCAATGTTTCCGGCTGGCCGGCCTGGTACCCGACCCGCACGTTGGAGGAGTGGGAAGCGGCGCGGGAAATCTGGATGCCCTGGGTATTCCGTGCTCCGACGGAGATCATGAAACGTCCTAACGTAATAAAAAAGGTCAAGCGCCGCGGCCGTAAGTCGAATCAATATCTGTCGATGTAA
- a CDS encoding sulfatase: MKRMLIKSGALAGLAVCCAASSFAEKKPAVVNKKAEKPNVVVFLVDDMGMMDTSVPFLMDEKGTPVVAPLNEWYRTPAMERLAAQGTRFSIFYAQSVCSPTRASIMTGQNATRHATTTWINPGSNNRGAFGPIAWNWRGLEAGDVTLPGVLKEAGYRTIHIGKAHFGPKDSEGAEPKNLGFDVNIGGAAWGRPESYLSENHYGNHPKYKNMTKKGKKVRTIRAVPHLEAYYDSGIFLTEALTLEAKKQIKQSVEAEKPFFLYMAHYALHSPFDADPRFIDNYADSDKPERARKFAALVEGMDKSLNDILDELVTLGVAEDTLVIFLGDNGTDAPLGEDHAIACSAPLRGKKATRYEGGIRVPFIAAWAKPNAGNGNQQKLPIVQGFVQTQFGTVMDLYPTILDVAGAENPEGHEIDGYGLKRLLSGSSDPKHPDTFLMHFPHDHRSKYFTSYRNGDWKLVYHYFPEMNKQSGHYELFNLKQDLSESRNLANQNPEKLQMMFKAMVAQLDAEGALYPVDADGHELRPIAP; the protein is encoded by the coding sequence ATGAAAAGAATGCTGATAAAATCGGGGGCGCTGGCGGGGCTTGCGGTATGTTGTGCCGCAAGCAGTTTCGCGGAGAAGAAGCCCGCCGTTGTGAACAAGAAGGCGGAAAAACCGAATGTGGTTGTTTTTCTCGTCGATGATATGGGAATGATGGATACGTCGGTTCCTTTTCTGATGGATGAAAAGGGTACACCGGTGGTGGCCCCATTGAATGAATGGTATCGCACGCCCGCGATGGAGCGTCTGGCGGCTCAGGGAACGCGCTTTTCAATTTTTTATGCGCAAAGTGTCTGCTCGCCGACCCGTGCAAGTATCATGACCGGTCAGAACGCGACGCGGCATGCAACGACCACCTGGATCAATCCGGGATCAAATAATCGAGGCGCATTCGGGCCGATCGCCTGGAACTGGCGCGGACTGGAAGCCGGCGATGTAACGCTGCCCGGGGTGCTCAAAGAGGCCGGGTATCGGACGATTCATATCGGGAAAGCCCATTTTGGGCCGAAAGACTCCGAGGGCGCAGAACCGAAGAATCTCGGTTTTGATGTGAATATCGGCGGTGCGGCGTGGGGCCGTCCTGAAAGCTACCTGTCTGAAAATCACTACGGAAATCATCCGAAATATAAAAATATGACCAAAAAGGGTAAGAAGGTGCGCACGATTCGGGCGGTACCGCATTTGGAAGCATATTATGACAGCGGCATTTTTCTGACTGAGGCGCTAACCCTGGAGGCGAAGAAACAGATCAAGCAATCCGTTGAGGCGGAGAAACCGTTTTTCCTCTATATGGCCCATTATGCTCTTCACTCTCCCTTCGATGCGGACCCGCGCTTTATTGATAACTATGCGGATTCCGATAAGCCGGAGCGGGCCAGGAAATTTGCGGCACTGGTGGAGGGGATGGATAAGTCTCTGAATGATATTCTGGACGAACTGGTTACGCTTGGAGTGGCTGAAGATACGCTGGTTATTTTTCTGGGGGACAATGGAACGGATGCGCCGCTGGGCGAGGACCATGCGATTGCCTGTTCGGCGCCCCTTAGAGGAAAAAAAGCTACGCGTTATGAAGGAGGAATCCGGGTTCCGTTTATTGCGGCATGGGCCAAGCCGAATGCCGGGAATGGGAATCAGCAAAAACTTCCCATTGTTCAAGGTTTCGTTCAGACGCAGTTCGGTACGGTAATGGATTTGTATCCGACGATTCTGGATGTGGCCGGAGCTGAAAATCCAGAAGGTCATGAGATCGACGGCTATGGTCTGAAACGTCTGCTGAGCGGTTCGTCCGATCCGAAGCATCCGGATACGTTTCTGATGCATTTCCCGCATGACCACCGGAGTAAATATTTCACCAGCTACCGCAATGGCGATTGGAAACTGGTTTATCACTATTTCCCGGAAATGAATAAGCAATCGGGTCATTATGAATTGTTTAATCTGAAGCAGGATTTGAGTGAATCCAGGAATCTGGCGAATCAGAATCCGGAAAAGCTGCAGATGATGTTTAAAGCCATGGTGGCCCAGCTGGATGCCGAGGGGGCTTTGTATCCGGTGGATGCCGATGGCCATGAGCTGCGCCCGATTGCTCCGTAA
- a CDS encoding sugar-binding domain-containing protein, with translation MNMKWLRVAGLLLIVMSGSAAAQPDVLSRYSGETVSLNGKWELTLAPDEALGNQPAYTVLDFNDSVKLPGTLTENKKGIRNTNRDEQNHLSREFMFEGTAWYKRLIHIPRDWKNRRIVLRLERTRKTAVWLDGTLLGIDPSLSTAHVIDLGDVSPGKHELVVAVDNVMDGSPNGRSHMNVEDTQTNWNGMLGKLQLEATPKVWIERVRVFPDIGTRQATMELLLKNKRNGKQRGEIHIATESFNSAQKDVPPSVTVPFEFNTETTTVKAVVKMGEGMLLWDEFDPALYRAIITLKLVDGQQQKLGRTFGMRDFTQNGSQFVINGKTTFLRGKHDACVFPLTGYAPMEVEEWVRVLKIAKSYGINHYRFHTWCPPEAALAAADLVGIYMQPELPCWGVLWEQERNLKITDVNAVAFGSEKTGKGRRFSPDMVTEAEAFFHEEGRRILDQYGDHASFVMLGIGNELKGNVTVMQRLVDGYRKADDDRRLYTQGSNNNFRDPKKGATDDYWTTVRTSTKTWKEYDNITRTSYSAADQFDFGPINHFRPSTRVNFSKALENTDVPVIGHETGQYSYYPDYNELEKYTGVTKPWNLELGQKLLKEKGMYDQWPEFFKAAGIWASILYCEDMESGIRTPGFGGFQLLDLQDFPGQGTALVGPLNAFMESKGTITPEKWREFSAPVTLLAGFDMFTLTAGETFTADLKVANYGPADVNGILKWRVPNFGKGSFEVQAAQGGITSAGQIDLKLPFVEKAVRTSVELELNGMVKSYPLWIYPRPGKLNIPADVTVSRKLDEATFRTLENGGRVLLIPEHEAIKENSVGGLFMTEFWSFTMFRKIALNRGVEPSAGTLGLLIDEDHPALTGFPTEFHSNWQWWAPVKNSRPIILDDAPKGYRPLVQSIDNMWRSHKLGTLFEFKVGQGRVLVSAIDLPAIQDTAEGHALYQSLLDYTGSDAFKPETAITADALGKLLGK, from the coding sequence ATGAATATGAAATGGCTGCGTGTGGCGGGCTTGCTGCTGATCGTTATGAGCGGCAGTGCAGCAGCACAACCGGATGTGTTGAGCCGTTACAGCGGGGAGACGGTTTCGTTGAACGGCAAGTGGGAGCTGACGCTTGCCCCGGATGAGGCGCTGGGGAATCAGCCGGCTTATACGGTGCTGGATTTTAATGATTCCGTAAAATTGCCGGGAACCCTGACTGAGAATAAAAAGGGGATCCGAAATACGAACCGCGATGAACAGAACCATTTGTCGCGGGAATTTATGTTTGAGGGAACGGCGTGGTATAAGCGACTGATTCACATTCCCAGGGATTGGAAAAATCGGCGGATCGTTCTGCGTCTGGAGCGCACGCGTAAAACGGCGGTTTGGCTGGATGGAACGTTGTTGGGCATTGATCCTTCACTGAGCACTGCACATGTGATTGACCTCGGGGATGTTTCTCCGGGGAAGCATGAGCTGGTTGTTGCTGTTGATAATGTCATGGATGGTTCTCCGAACGGCCGCTCTCATATGAATGTTGAAGACACTCAGACCAACTGGAACGGGATGCTCGGTAAACTGCAATTGGAAGCAACGCCGAAGGTTTGGATTGAGCGGGTGCGCGTGTTTCCAGACATTGGAACCCGGCAGGCTACGATGGAGCTGCTGCTGAAAAATAAACGCAATGGAAAACAGCGTGGGGAAATTCATATTGCCACCGAAAGTTTTAACAGTGCGCAAAAGGATGTTCCGCCAAGTGTTACGGTTCCGTTTGAATTCAATACGGAAACAACCACCGTGAAGGCTGTGGTTAAAATGGGCGAGGGTATGCTGCTCTGGGATGAATTTGATCCGGCGCTCTACCGCGCGATCATTACTCTAAAGCTGGTTGATGGGCAACAGCAGAAACTGGGCCGTACGTTCGGTATGCGCGATTTTACGCAAAACGGCTCCCAGTTTGTCATTAACGGAAAAACCACCTTCCTGCGCGGCAAGCACGATGCCTGCGTATTTCCGCTGACCGGTTATGCTCCGATGGAGGTGGAAGAATGGGTGCGGGTGCTGAAGATTGCAAAATCCTATGGCATCAACCACTACCGCTTTCACACGTGGTGCCCGCCCGAGGCGGCGTTGGCGGCGGCGGATCTTGTTGGCATTTATATGCAACCGGAACTGCCTTGTTGGGGGGTTCTGTGGGAACAGGAACGGAATCTTAAAATCACCGATGTAAATGCTGTGGCTTTCGGTTCTGAAAAAACCGGAAAAGGGCGCAGGTTTTCGCCGGATATGGTCACCGAGGCCGAAGCTTTTTTTCATGAGGAAGGCCGGCGTATTCTGGATCAGTATGGTGATCATGCATCGTTTGTGATGCTGGGGATCGGGAACGAATTAAAAGGCAATGTCACGGTCATGCAGCGGCTGGTGGACGGTTATCGCAAGGCTGATGATGATCGGCGTCTTTATACGCAGGGTTCCAACAATAATTTCCGCGATCCGAAAAAAGGTGCAACGGATGATTATTGGACCACCGTTCGCACTTCGACCAAAACGTGGAAGGAATATGACAACATTACCCGCACGTCCTATTCGGCTGCGGATCAGTTCGATTTCGGCCCGATCAACCATTTTCGTCCGTCCACCCGCGTTAATTTTTCCAAAGCGCTGGAAAATACCGACGTTCCGGTGATCGGGCACGAAACCGGACAGTACAGCTACTATCCGGATTACAACGAGCTTGAAAAGTATACGGGCGTAACCAAGCCGTGGAACCTCGAACTGGGGCAGAAGCTGCTGAAAGAAAAGGGCATGTATGACCAATGGCCGGAGTTCTTCAAGGCGGCCGGAATCTGGGCATCGATATTGTATTGCGAGGATATGGAATCCGGCATCCGTACGCCGGGCTTTGGCGGATTCCAGTTGCTGGATCTTCAGGACTTTCCGGGGCAGGGGACTGCGCTGGTTGGGCCGCTGAATGCATTCATGGAATCGAAGGGAACAATTACGCCTGAAAAATGGCGCGAATTTTCCGCACCCGTCACCCTGCTGGCCGGATTTGATATGTTCACTCTGACCGCGGGCGAAACCTTTACGGCCGATTTGAAGGTGGCCAACTATGGGCCGGCGGATGTGAATGGTATTCTTAAATGGAGGGTTCCAAACTTTGGAAAAGGATCGTTTGAGGTTCAGGCCGCACAGGGGGGAATTACCTCTGCCGGTCAAATTGATCTTAAGCTGCCGTTTGTTGAAAAAGCGGTGCGTACGAGCGTCGAGTTGGAGCTGAACGGCATGGTGAAATCATATCCGCTCTGGATCTATCCCCGGCCTGGAAAGCTGAATATTCCGGCGGATGTAACCGTGTCCCGCAAGCTGGATGAAGCAACGTTCCGGACCTTGGAAAACGGTGGGCGGGTGTTGTTGATTCCTGAACATGAAGCCATCAAGGAAAACAGTGTCGGCGGGCTTTTTATGACCGAATTCTGGTCGTTTACCATGTTTCGTAAAATTGCTCTGAACCGGGGCGTGGAACCTTCGGCCGGCACGCTGGGTCTGTTGATTGATGAAGATCATCCGGCCCTGACCGGATTCCCGACGGAGTTCCATAGCAACTGGCAGTGGTGGGCTCCGGTCAAAAATTCGCGCCCGATCATTCTGGACGATGCGCCGAAGGGCTATCGTCCGCTGGTCCAGAGCATCGACAATATGTGGCGCTCGCACAAATTGGGCACTTTATTTGAGTTCAAGGTGGGCCAGGGCCGCGTGCTGGTTAGCGCCATCGACCTGCCGGCGATTCAGGATACGGCGGAAGGGCATGCTCTTTATCAATCGTTACTGGACTATACGGGGTCGGATGCATTTAAGCCGGAAACTGCAATTACTGCTGATGCATTAGGGAAGCTGTTGGGCAAATAA
- a CDS encoding alginate lyase family protein — protein MRGQSVICGLMLGASVMAPAADEVSEKLQWLLPRLNIPEVESVEDPTEQAVRLLNYYKNRTSVTPPVSTEWSTDMLSDKDLNYANDALKHIFVGQPAYDSYFCGDDINWASRPVPDNEWVWQLNRMYFWNAMGRVYAATRDEKYADEWTRQLVHWVNNNPRDEEHAYAWRSIEAGKRGQSWSSLYFQFIQSPHFDEETLVCFLSSLHDHADFLMKKYRAGSNWALMEAEGLAFIAILFPEFKRAEQWRAEAIRRFNQEIEGQVYPDGHQRELAMGYHVGSINWFFRTWRLAKRNGLEDEFSTSYMNRIERMCEVPMKLCLPDGTNAQFGDAWAGTPGQYAGRFKEWSQMFGRADFLYMATAGKEGRAPDKTAFALPDSGLYSMRSGWDSDALGLVLKCGPDGGSHCQRDNGTFTLAAGGRTLMPDSGSYMYNSDKEGRAWFRQTKVHQTLTLNGQNIDYAPKLLKWEPGEGQDILVVENKSYPNLTHRRAVIFVDKRYFVIVDEAIGPATGNVEIHFQLAPGGAVFDTAGLSVNSDFKDGWNVLVKAHPQKGLVLAEEEGQVSFVYARKEKRPAFCYRLKKEDDRSVRLVTLVVPYENEEPEVSVRRLDVSAAGNGELMLELNEGGKTKNVGLRL, from the coding sequence ATGAGAGGGCAGAGTGTCATATGTGGGCTGATGCTGGGGGCAAGTGTCATGGCGCCGGCCGCAGACGAGGTGTCTGAAAAGTTACAGTGGCTGTTGCCGAGGTTGAATATACCGGAAGTCGAGTCGGTTGAAGATCCGACTGAGCAGGCGGTCCGCCTCTTGAATTATTATAAAAACCGGACTTCGGTTACTCCGCCCGTTTCGACGGAATGGAGTACGGATATGCTTTCGGATAAAGATCTGAATTATGCGAATGACGCACTGAAGCATATTTTCGTGGGGCAACCCGCTTATGATTCCTATTTCTGCGGGGATGACATTAACTGGGCTTCCAGACCGGTTCCTGACAATGAGTGGGTCTGGCAATTGAACCGGATGTATTTCTGGAACGCGATGGGCAGGGTATATGCGGCGACCCGGGATGAGAAATATGCTGATGAGTGGACCCGGCAGCTGGTGCACTGGGTCAATAATAATCCGCGTGACGAGGAGCATGCCTATGCCTGGAGATCGATCGAAGCGGGCAAACGCGGACAGAGCTGGAGTTCGCTTTATTTTCAGTTTATTCAATCACCGCATTTTGATGAAGAAACCCTGGTCTGCTTTTTAAGCAGCTTGCATGACCATGCCGATTTTCTGATGAAGAAATACCGGGCGGGCAGCAACTGGGCGCTGATGGAGGCGGAAGGATTGGCTTTTATCGCAATCCTTTTTCCGGAATTCAAGCGGGCAGAGCAGTGGCGTGCGGAAGCCATTCGCCGTTTTAATCAGGAAATTGAAGGGCAGGTTTATCCGGACGGACATCAGCGGGAGTTGGCAATGGGCTATCACGTCGGGAGCATCAACTGGTTTTTCCGCACGTGGCGTCTGGCGAAACGGAACGGTTTGGAAGACGAGTTTTCGACATCCTATATGAACCGGATTGAGCGGATGTGCGAAGTGCCGATGAAGCTCTGTCTGCCGGATGGAACGAATGCGCAGTTTGGTGATGCATGGGCCGGAACGCCGGGGCAGTATGCCGGACGGTTTAAGGAGTGGTCCCAAATGTTCGGGCGGGCTGATTTCCTGTATATGGCCACAGCCGGTAAAGAGGGGCGTGCGCCGGACAAAACGGCTTTTGCTCTGCCGGACAGCGGGCTCTATTCCATGCGCAGCGGCTGGGATTCTGATGCGTTGGGCCTGGTTTTAAAGTGCGGTCCCGATGGCGGGAGTCATTGTCAGCGTGATAACGGCACGTTTACACTGGCGGCCGGAGGGCGCACTCTGATGCCGGACTCCGGCAGTTACATGTATAATTCAGATAAAGAGGGACGCGCCTGGTTCCGCCAGACAAAGGTGCATCAGACACTGACGCTGAATGGGCAGAATATTGACTATGCGCCGAAACTGCTGAAATGGGAGCCGGGTGAGGGGCAGGACATTCTGGTGGTGGAAAACAAAAGCTATCCGAACCTGACGCATCGGCGGGCGGTCATCTTTGTCGATAAACGCTATTTTGTGATTGTCGATGAGGCGATCGGCCCGGCAACCGGAAACGTTGAAATTCATTTTCAGCTGGCTCCGGGCGGTGCGGTGTTCGATACGGCCGGTTTGTCGGTGAACTCCGATTTCAAGGATGGCTGGAACGTTCTGGTGAAAGCGCATCCGCAGAAAGGTTTGGTGCTTGCAGAAGAGGAGGGGCAGGTTTCCTTTGTTTATGCTCGAAAAGAGAAACGGCCGGCTTTTTGTTATCGTTTGAAGAAGGAAGACGATCGGTCGGTTCGTTTGGTTACCCTTGTTGTTCCATACGAAAATGAGGAACCGGAAGTGTCGGTTCGGCGGTTGGATGTTTCCGCTGCCGGAAACGGGGAACTGATGCTGGAGTTGAACGAAGGCGGGAAAACCAAAAACGTCGGGTTGCGGCTGTAG